Genomic DNA from Methanosarcina sp. MTP4:
GGGGGATGTAGCCGAGAAACACGGGAATTGTGGTTTTTAAGGCGCTCATGAAAAGGTTTTTATGCTGTTCACTCATCTCCTGTCCCTTCTGTTTGTTGCCTCTTTTTCTTTTCTTCCTTTTTCCTTTCTTCGATAACTCTTTTCATTGTTTTTTGGTGAAATGAAAACCAGAAATTATATTTATCGTATTTATGTTTTGCCAAATTTGTCCGAAAAATTATGAATCAATGCCCCTCCCTTCTCAGCAGAATGCGCCAGTAAACACCGAAATTGTACTGGAATGTTTAAATAGCTGTACCAATTATTTTTAATTCAATGACCATTTGCGGAAATCCTGTACTCTTTGCGTCACTTACCCTTACAGATCTAAAAAATTCAACCCTTATCGGAGAATTTGTTATGAACGACTGGCTCATTCCAACCCTGATCATCTTTCTTGCTCTCTTTGCAGTTTATATCCTGTTCAAATACATCCAGATGAAAGGCCGGGTGGAGTCCCGGGCCCGCGACCTCTTCGAGACCTGGCAGACCCGCGAGATGGAAAAGCAGGTCTCCGAAAGAGCTGACAACATGTTCAGGTCCTGGAAAATAGACGAAGAAAAAAAGATCCGCCAGGATGCCGTAAAGAAAAGTGAAGCCGTCATCCGTGGCAAAGTCACGGAACACCTTATCCCCTATTTCCCGGACTTCGAATATAACCCGAAGGACGCACGGTTCCTGGGCACACCTGTGGATTTCATAGTTTTTGACGGCCTTTCCGAGGGAGATATGAACAAAGTTGTTTTCGTAGAGGTGAAGTCCGGAAAGACCGCT
This window encodes:
- a CDS encoding Holliday junction resolvase-like protein is translated as MNDWLIPTLIIFLALFAVYILFKYIQMKGRVESRARDLFETWQTREMEKQVSERADNMFRSWKIDEEKKIRQDAVKKSEAVIRGKVTEHLIPYFPDFEYNPKDARFLGTPVDFIVFDGLSEGDMNKVVFVEVKSGKTAVLSRREKLVRDCIDKRRVTYEIIHNRE